One window from the genome of Salvia splendens isolate huo1 chromosome 9, SspV2, whole genome shotgun sequence encodes:
- the LOC121747767 gene encoding transcription factor GTE10-like, producing MAPAILIDYTGHKESKKFSKKAGLGDMMGKTRKVSTGYSSGFVPDYRHAVETVAESEGFGNAGRPDAGLNSLQDACVPSGKCIGFNVDDFGRSVVPIRTLSLLKMSSSERRDLEIKLKSELEQVRKFNRKIASFSLDRVVHPQTTGVHNHQTGAKRLATAESLPMSTMNDEAMTPGKKKGHSGRNGPRTKGGPLAARKTESVKHGLPQNTSFVILMKQCETLLNRLMVQPHAWIFNKPVDVVAHKVPEYFDIIKHPMDLGTVKSKLLSNQYSTPMEFAADVRLTFKNAMTFNPPKHDVHIMAEIMNKYFEVRWKSIEKKLPPTADDSTASKSSVIIEPESAYMPRAKKQKIASKEPRARHERDKPAMSDVEKQKLGTELEELMAELPDNIINFLKESTLHGGEVTEDEIEIDIDALSDDTLFTLRKLLDDYLLEKKKRQSTSENHDTEMQRESGFRDSSYLPCEDHERADEDVDIGGNDPPPVSSSPPIRIDKDVAERNSNCSGSRSSSSESGSSSTDSENSSACEADGTNISVTAGKATNDQDDPREKNLRDQNDGDILDGNAEQYPMSSIEPNCPQEGESAPPDRQVSPDKLYRAAILRSRFADIIIKAQENTTEKGTDSERLKLEKEELERRRREEKARLQAEAKAAEEARRKVEAEAAAEARRQRELEREAARQALQQMEKTVDINENIQFMEDLEMFRAGPEEHLQSFIDEASPENSQNGLGSFKFPANSNPLEKLGLYMKNDEEEEDEAQPQSIEHEPYDTEEGEID from the exons ATGGCACCAGCCATCCTGATAGATTACACAGGGCACAAGGAGTCGAAGAAGTTTTCGAAGAAGGCCGGGTTAGGGGATATGATGGGGAAAACTCGAAAAGTCTCTACGGGTTACTCCAGTGGTTTTGTGCCCGACTATCGACATGCGGTTGAGACAGTTGCTGAATCAGAAGGTTTTGGGAATGCGGGCCGCCCTGATGCGGGGTTAAATTCTCTGCAGGATGCTTGTGTTCCGAGTGGGAAGTGCATTGGCTTCAATGTTGATGATTTTGGTAGGTCTGTTGTGCCAATTCGAACACTGTCACTTTTGAAGATGTCCTCTTCAGAGAGAAGGGATTTAGAAATTAAGCTGAAGAGTGAGCTTGAACAAGTACGTAAGTTTAACAGGAAGATAGCTTCTTTTAGCTTGGATAGAGTGGTGCATCCACAAACTACTGGTGTCCATAACCATCAAACTGGAGCAAAGAGACTTGCTACGGCAGAAAGCTTGCCCATGTCCACCATGAATGATGAGGCCATGACACCAGGAAAGAAAAAAGGTCATTCTGGAAGAAATGGACCTCGCACTAAAGGTGGCCCTTTGGCCGCTAGGAAAACGGAGTCGGTGAAGCATGGTCTTCCACAAAATACTAGTTTTGTTATATTGATGAAACAATGTGAGACTCTGTTAAATCGTTTGATGGTGCAACCTCATGCCTGGATTTTCAACAAGCCAGTTGACGTTGTAGCTCATAAAGTCCCGGAATATTTTGATATCATCAAGCATCCAATGGATTTAGGGACagtaaaaagtaaattactGTCGAATCAGTATTCCACTCCCATGGAGTTTGCTGCAGATGTGAGACTCACCTTCAAAAATGCAATGACATTTAACCCACCCAAACATGATGTTCATATCATGGCTGAGATTATGAATAAATACTTTGAAGTGAGATGGAAATCAATTGAGAAGAAACTTCCACCTACAGCTGATGATTCCACGGCTTCCAAGTCGAGTGTCATTATAGAACCTGAAAGTGCTTATATGCCTCGTGCTAAGAAGCAGAAAATTGCTTCTAAGGAACCGAGAGCCAGGCATGAAAGAGATAAGCCTGCAATGAGTGATGTTGAAAAACAAAAACTGGGGACCGAGTTGGAGGAACTAATGGCTGAGCTGCCAGACAACATAATCAATTTTTTGAAAGAGAGCACTTTGCACGGTGGTGAAGTAACTGAGGATGAGATTGAAATCGACATTGACGCGCTTAGTGATGATACACTGTTTACTTTACGTAAACTTTTAGATGATTATCTATTGGAGAAGAAGAAACGTCAATCAACATCAGAGAACCATGATACTGAG ATGCAAAGGGAATCTGGGTTTAGAGATTCATCTTACCTGCCTTGCGAAG ACCACGAGCGAGCTGATGAGGATGTGGATATTGGTGGAAATGATCCACCTCCTGTGTCCAGTTCACCTCCAATTCGGATTGATAAGGATGTTGCTGAAAGGAATAGTAACTGCAGTGGCTCAAGAAGTTCCAGTAGCGAATCAGGCTCCTCATCTACTG ATTCGGAAAATTCTTCAGCCTGTGAAGCTGATGGTACCAATATCTCAGTTACTGCAGGA AAAGCTACAAATGATCAAGACGATCCCAGGGAAAAAAACTTACGCGATCAAAATGATGGAG ATATCTTGGATGGGAATGCTGAGCAATATCCAATGTCATCCATTGAGCCTAATTGTCCTCAAGAGG GGGAGAGTGCTCCACCAGATAGGCAAGTCTCCCCTGACAAGCTATACCGTGCAGCTATATTGAGGAGCCGGTTTGctgatattataattaaagCTCAAGAGAATACAACCGAGAAA GGAACAGATTCCGAGAGACTGAAGCTGGAGAAGGAGGAGCTTGAAAGACGAAGAAGAGAAG AGAAAGCAAGACTCCAAGCTGAGGCCAAAGCTGCCGAAGAGGCTAGAAGAAAGGTCGAAGCAGAAGCTGCAGCAGAAGCCAGAAGGCAAAGAGAACTTGAGAGAGAAGCTGCACGTCAAGCTCTGCAGCAG ATGGAGAAGACGGTCGATATTAATGAAAATATCCAGTTCATGGAAGACCTTGAGATGTTTAGAGCTGGTCCAGAGGAGCATTTACAGAGCTTTATAGACGAAGCAAGCCCAGAAAATTCTCAAAATGGTCTTGGTAGTTTCAAATTCCCAGCAAATAGTAATCCACTAGAGAAACTTGGGCTGTACATGAAGAAcgatgaggaggaggaagacGAAGCTCAACCTCAAAGCATCGAGCATGAACCATATGATACAGAGGAAGgagagattgattga
- the LOC121749159 gene encoding serine protease SPPA, chloroplastic-like: MADVAASGGYYMAMAAQTIVAENLTLTGSIGVVTGKFNLGSLYEKIGFNKEIISRGRYAELTAAEQRPFRDDEAELFAKSAQNAYRGFRDKAASSRSMTIDKMEEVAQGRVWTGNDAASRGLVDAVGGLSRAVAIAKQKANLPMDEEVTLVELSRPSTSLPELLGGLGGSIAEADKAIRELLEVMASSSGIQARMDGIMMEQLGGSYANTIFTVIKDYLSSL; this comes from the exons ATGGCTGATGTTGCTGCTAGTGGAGGATATTATATGGCCATGGCTGCGCAGACTATAGTTGCAGAAAATCTTACTTTAACTGGCTCAATTGGAGTTGTGACAG GAAAGTTTAATTTGGGGAGTCTCTATGAAAAAATTGGTTTCAATAAGGAGATCATATCTAGGGGAAGATATGCAGAGCTTACTGCAGCTGAACAGAGACCATTCAG GGATGATGAAGCTGAACTCTTTGCAAAGTCAGCACAGAATGCATATAGAGGTTTCCGGGACAAGGCAGCCTCTTCAAGATCAATGACT ATAGACAAGATGGAGGAGGTTGCTCAAGGAAGAGTTTGGACAGGAAATGACGCGGCTTCACGAGGTCTTGTTGACGCAGTTGGTGGACTATCTCGAGCTGTGGCAATAGCAAAACAAAAGGCTAATTTACCAATGGACGAAGAG GTCACGCTTGTGGAGCTGTCAAGACCTTCAACGTCTCTGCCTGAACTCTTGGGTGGATTAGGAGGCTCTATTGCCGAAGCTGACAAAGCAATCCGAGAGTTGCTTGAGGTCATGGCGTCATCCAGTGGAATTCAAGCCCGCATGGACGGGATCATGATGGAACAGCTTGGAGGTTCTTATGCCAACACCATTTTCACCGTGATAAAAGATTACTTGAGTTCTCTCTAG
- the LOC121749160 gene encoding probable aspartyl aminopeptidase, which produces MAHALHPNYMDKHEENHQPKLHGGLVIKHNANQRYATNAVTAFLFREIAAKHNLPVQDFVIRSDMLCGSTIGPILASGVGIRTVDVGTPQLSMHSIREMCAVDDVKHSYEHFVAFFQEFSHLDAKLAVDV; this is translated from the exons ATGGCTCACGCCTTGCACCCAAATTATATG GATAAACATGAAGAAAACCATCAGCCAAAGCTGCACGGTGGACTTGTCATTAAGCACAACGCAAACCAAAGATATGCAACAAATGCTGTAACAGCCTTCTTATTCAGGGAAATAGCAGCCAAGCACAACCTCCCCGTGCAG GATTTTGTGATACGCAGTGACATGCTGTGCGGCTCAACAATTGGTCCAATTTTGGCGAGTGGAGTGGGCATTCGTACAGTTGATGTTGGAACCCCACAACTTTCCATGCATAGCATCAGAGAAATGTGTGCGGTGGACGACGTCAAGCACTCTTACGAGCACTTTGTGGCCTTCTTTCAGGAGTTCTCACATCTTGATGCTAAACTGGCCGTCGATGTCTAG
- the LOC121746659 gene encoding adenylate kinase 4-like, with protein sequence MSAPANLEDMLSVDLMTELLRRLKCQTKPDKRLIFVGPPGSGKGTQSPIVKDEYCLCHLATGDMLRAAVAAKTPLGIKAKEAMEKGELVSDDLVIGIIDDALKKPSCQKGFILDGFPRTVVQAKKLDEMLAKRGVKVDKVLNFAIDDAILEERITGRWIHPSSGRSYHTKFAPPKVPGVDDVTGESLIQRKDDTAAVLKSRLEAFHKQTKPVIDYYSKLGVVANLHSEKTPQEVTVEVKKALS encoded by the exons ATGTCTGCTCCGGCTAATCTCGAGGACATGCTATCGGTGGATCTCATGACGGAGCTCCTCCGCCGTCTCAAATGCCAAACCAAGCCTGACAAACGTCTCATTTTCGTTg GTCCACCAGGTTCTGGAAAAGGTACTCAATCACCAATTGTGAAGGATGAGTATTGTTTATGCCATCTGGCTACTGGGGATATGTTGAGAGCTGCTGTCGCTGCAAAGACTCCCCTTGGAATCAAGGCGAAAGAGGCCATGGAAAAG GGAGAACTTGTTTCTGATGATTTGGTTATTGGGATAATAGATGATGCACTAAAGAAGCCTTCCTGTCAGAAAGGTTTTATTCTTGATGGATTCCCAAGGACAGTTGTCCAAGCAAAAAAG CTTGATGAGATGCTTGCCAAACGTGGAGTTAAGGTTGACAAGGTTTTGAACTTTGCAATCGATGATGCTATCTTGGAGGAGAGAATTACTGGTCGCTGGATCCACCCTTCCAGTGGCCGTTCCTACCACACCAAATTTGCACCTCCCAAAGTTCCTGGTGTAGATGAT GTAACTGGAGAGTCATTGATTCAACGTAAGGATGATACTGCAGCTGTTCTAAAGTCAAGGCTTGAAGCTTTCCACAAGCAAACTAAACCA GTCATTGATTACTATAGCAAATTGGGCGTGGTTGCAAACCTCCATTCGGAGAAAACTCCTCAAGAGGTGACGGTAGAGGTCAAGAAGGCACTCTCCTGA